tctttttcttttcttttattttccttttctttttcttttctttttcttttcttttatttttccttttctttttctttttgtttcccctttgttctagccgttgggagttccaacggctcctttatgagccgttggaacctccaacggctagaacagccctctcttccttctctccttcactctaattggttatatatattcttgggcTGCCTCTTGTACAAAGTATGCTGTTTTACACAGCCATTTGatattcattcaataagattgatatatttcaagtggccttagtgccttttcctatcatattcttctttagtgactattatagtcacatttatatggtatcagagccattgggctGCATGTTGGAAAGCTTTTATAAGCTGTTTTTTGCTGTTTATGCTACTGGActgttgaagaaaattttcagacGAGGCCATTGTTGCTGATCAACATTTCTTGAAGACCTTATTATTgctgctcaccaactgtttggtgaaatttctacgaggacttcctctttgtttctcttggagATTGTTACTTAAAATCTTGCTCTTATGGAGGACTCCAAAGTCTTGATCGAAGGAGGAAGTTATCATGCTCCGTACAAGCTTGATGGAACCAACTACACTCTATGGGCAAAATGCTTGGAGATGCATATCAAAGGGAAATATTTATGGGgtttcataagaggtacgtctacccctccttctctcaagttgaccaaaattgaaaatggagttgagaaagacttgaatgtagaagagagaaaaaatgccATGGAtgaatactataaaaaattagatgatTGGGAGGCCAAAAACTCTagaattaaagaatggatttacgGAAGTATAGAACctagaattgcccaaaatctcATGTATTATGAAAGAGCaagtgaagtttgggaatatctcaagggaatgtttacccaaaaagatatggcccgtAAATATCTCTTGATTCAAAAAgcccaaagtatcaagcaaTGTGAGAATAATGTTAGAGATTATTTtatggaaatctctagtgtatggaatgagttagatcaactTACTCCCAAACTAGGATTGGATTGTAAAtgtcatgagattagaagagaaGAAATCGATGAGTTtaggttttttcaatttcttcaaggtctacgacccgaatttgaacaaattagGTCAGCCCTACTTTCTTTAGCCTCTCCTCCAcccattcatgaacttcttacgaAGTTAAGCGGtgaagaaactagaatgaaattatccaaagaattagatagtgttcttatttccaaacaagaagaaaaagttttagccGCCTCTAAACCCGGgaacaacatcaaatcttttagacctcctcactttaaaaatcaaaatagaggGGAATTTAAGGTtgtttgccacttttgtcatgaaccgaGTCACATTAGACCTAGTTGTCCAAAGTTGAATAACAATGAAGGACAACCACGAAACTATGGAGGAaatcttttcaaaggaggagcttcatatcctcaaggagggcaacacaaccgTGGAAGTGTAACTTCATATTCACAAGGTGGGCAATACAATAATAGACAATTTGACCAAAGGAGGGTTGCAAATgttgcaaatgaaggatgtgatctctCTTCAATCTCCACAACGTTGAATCACATCATGTCGGTGCTTCAACCTATGATCAAAGAGTCGAATCccggagcactagcaacaacggcaTCTACCTCCAACACTCCcggtatgttttcttggcttttagattccggtgcatcttttcatatgacaccaaatatatcatctttgaccaattttgaacaagcaagaaaaga
This window of the Nymphaea colorata isolate Beijing-Zhang1983 chromosome 2, ASM883128v2, whole genome shotgun sequence genome carries:
- the LOC126409849 gene encoding uncharacterized protein LOC126409849; this translates as MEDSKVLIEGGSYHAPYKLDGTNYTLWAKCLEMHIKGKYLWGFIRGTSTPPSLKLTKIENGVEKDLNVEERKNAMDEYYKKLDDWEAKNSRIKEWIYGSIEPRIAQNLMYYERASEVWEYLKGMFTQKDMARKYLLIQKAQSIKQCENNVRDYFMEISSVWNELDQLTPKLGLDCKCHEIRREEIDEFRFFQFLQGLRPEFEQIRSALLSLASPPPIHELLTKLSGEETRMKLSKELDSVLISKQEEKVLAASKPGNNIKSFRPPHFKNQNRGEFKVVCHFCHEPSHIRPSCPKLNNNEGQPRNYGGNLFKGGASYPQGGQHNRGSVTSYSQGGQYNNRQFDQRRVANVANEGCDLSSISTTLNHIMSVLQPMIKESNPGALATTASTSNTPGSPNREIDWGRF